The proteins below come from a single Torulaspora delbrueckii CBS 1146 chromosome 5, complete genome genomic window:
- the TDEL0E04720 gene encoding uncharacterized protein: MPGPAYASGKRGKTIHLRSVIHTFTGSSNPDSTKYKGLEDERSPIEINDSFLAQLYKKLGDKTCGYHERAQTAVEVRQRLDEFQADFIPSLWSSANDLVALEVPQSTRRVALELLLECVNRCEDESLRYNYLRTTLDLLKSSLEEGESSIDPNMDLLLACLKECLCGTTLSDEESTLSACVIEEVISEALRDPKKMPTVSIPILIDIVMHAKTLVRESSMLELMNFLSFFLAVPDANNAELHLCILDYMLYLVRQHETLLSPKVIHQLVVFSERMSQSNDARHVAKLSCMLRALAGSAPKKEFFNQLLQLTTEKKGSWDFVLERYATYFVESSNGNGGSKDEIEILLNKLYCMKKDKITLKIIEQLCENSSGNQTLESEEISADSLIWALIRSILTRLGDSCTKTQFTNTLLNLLANNDSITPPSVDKLIQLICELQLQVDFSGLIGLASSRRQELRDIATLTMITDRVLVPDAPQHCQLFELLTSLMQETEFGPLSNEKHVFALITNIFMRIRTIELSEIACSFCAELTYLCLQRLSTKHFSSLIHDQILLDIKAILAKKKRRKSIVNTIGTFGRSKQPIDQKLFKVDALVECLVKGFIWSATEVTGYKTPILFDTLYSVYNVAEKCAHENTLLTIARAMVRIRCDSTGFFYFTNPKDAVGISSALGRFKDDLQNKDLKWFFPEKLAYIDESLLYVRNKNVLFAAGDKPRCIDMAKWLSLAVNTIKAPMAWDIYSYLLTHLCSQLAEVALFQDHPGLINDLKTVICQHLTSKLPSTVELEGSASRCNLQAAFVRNLSSVLAYHPYEPKEFADEIVSAIVIGVASWEKTLIPVLHILCVSCYEVPLSVQKNLSPMLLQIQKRMTNCYAIPSILEFFIALKNSPTVIMNLTVEEIKRVFAIVFKLIEYSVDLTLRSKVSANEAPKPKTSQPQNQEYEVEISSSTETFFVGEAMAEFFEYQSFMVLTFWYLCLNSTRKKELFPFVMGGLQKLQDVEGLKYDVLAHVDFITRSQFISQGDWNIDESESEVIEGHTDSARWIHNTTLISIKSRRKRAVITVWKPTCTLSFAFEPLAKVEQQEYKLFDFEKPKDSATATDDLELSDCTRPKVLLTQLCYLLGIPEVEQDRMLRVPDDPILNRSISTLDRVPNKELQKTGIIYIGPNQNTEEQILNNTKGTYQYNWFLSQMGYFIKLSERRKLFYIGGLEDVIDGEYALVWSDEATQIAFHTVTLFPETSDLSSKKKHVGNNFVNIFYDESGLPDFNFNIIKSQFTFISIVITPHTTHDSPKISDRYTVKLYRRTGTPGLFSCAHFKILTKHHLARYVRHISQIANALAQKIHEQHSLYACSAWGIRCKHLNTIRERVARSQGINSKH, encoded by the coding sequence ATGCCTGGTCCAGCATATGCTAGTGGTAAGCGAGGAAAGACAATTCATTTGCGAAGTGTGATACACACTTTTACAGGTTCATCGAACCCTGATAGCACAAAGTACAAAGGTCTCGAAGACGAACGATCTCCTATAGAAATAAATGACTCCTTTTTGGCACAACTCTACAAGAAACTAGGAGATAAAACCTGTGGCTACCATGAGCGGGCTCAAACGGCAGTCGAGGTAAGACAACGATTGGATGAATTTCAAGCGGACTTTATACCTTCCTTATGGTCTTCTGCAAATGACCTTGTGGCACTTGAAGTACCCCAATCTACCAGAAGAGTTGCCTTGGAGCTACTACTTGAATGTGTGAATAGGTGTGAAGACGAATCCCTAAGATACAACTACCTTCGCACTACATtggatttgttgaaatcgTCCTTGGAGGAAGGAGAATCGAGTATAGACCCCAACATGGACCTACTACTAGCCTGCCTGAAAGAATGTCTCTGCGGTACCACGCTAAGCGATGAGGAAAGTACCCTTTCAGCTTGCGTTATTGAAGAGGTCATTAGCGAGGCTCTGCGAGATCCTAAAAAAATGCCCACTGTATCTATACCAATCTTGATTGATATTGTTATGCATGCTAAAACACTGGTACGAGAAAGTAGCATGCTAGAGctgatgaactttttgtCCTTCTTCCTAGCTGTACCTGATGCAAACAACGCGGAACTTCATCTTTGTATACTGGACTACATGTTGTATCTTGTGCGGCAACATGAGACTCTATTATCCCCAAAAGTCATTCATCAGCTAGTTGTTTTTTCGGAAAGGATGTCACAATCAAATGATGCTCGTCATGTTGCAAAACTAAGCTGTATGTTACGAGCTTTGGCAGGGTCGGCTCCCAAgaaagagtttttcaatcaacttTTGCAATTAACTACTGAGAAAAAAGGAAGCTGGGACTTTGTGCTCGAACGTTATGCAACTTACTTCGTCgaatcttcaaatggtAATGGTGGTAGTAAGGATGAGATAGAAATATTGTTGAACAAGCTGTACTGTATGAAAAAAGACAAAATAACGCTAAAAATAATTGAACAGCTATGTGAAAACTCTAGTGGGAACCAGACATTGGAAAGTGAGGAAATATCTGCTGATAGCTTGATATGGGCTTTGATTAGATCGATACTCACCAGGCTTGGAGATAGTTGTACCAAAACTCAATTCACAAACACTCTTCTCAATCTTCTCGCAAATAATGATTCAATAACGCCTCCATCGGTCGATAAGCTCATTCAACTCATCTGTGAGTTGCAGTTGCAGGTTGATTTTAGCGGTTTGATTGGTCTTGCAAGTTCTCGTCGACAAGAGTTACGCGATATTGCAACTCTGACTATGATTACCGATCGAGTATTAGTTCCAGACGCTCCACAGCATTGTCAGCTGTTCGAGCTATTAACCTCGCTGATGCAAGAAACCGAATTCGGGCCACTTTCCAATGAGAAGCACGTATTCGCATTGATTACCAACATATTCATGAGAATTCGAACGATAGAGCTTTCAGAGATCGCATGCTCATTTTGCGCCGAACTGACATATCTGTGCTTACAACGCCTCTCAACTAAGCATTTTTCGTCGTTGATCCACGATCAAATACTGCTTGATATAAAGGCTATTCTTGCCAAGAAAAAACGCAGAAAGAGCATTGTGAATACAATAGGAACCTTTGGCAGGTCCAAGCAACCtattgatcaaaaactgTTTAAAGTTGACGCCCTCGTAGAATGCCTGGTAAAAGGCTTTATCTGGAGCGCTACGGAAGTGACAGGGTACAAAACCCCAATACTATTCGACACTTTGTACTCTGTGTACAACGTTGCAGAAAAATGTGCCCATGAAAATACGTTGCTTACAATCGCTCGCGCAATGGTTCGGATACGATGTGATTCTACAGGTTTTTTCTATTTTACCAACCCTAAGGATGCTGTTGGGATCAGCTCGGCACTTGGTAGGTTCAAGgatgatttgcaaaataaAGATTTAAAATGGTTCTTCCCAGAAAAACTAGCCTATATCGATGAATCATTGCTCTATGTGCGAAATAAGAATGTTCTTTTTGCCGCCGGGGACAAACCTCGGTGTATCGATATGGCTAAGTGGCTCTCCTTGGCAGTCAACACAATTAAAGCCCCAATGGCCTGGGATATTTATTCATACTTACTCACGCATCTTTGTTCCCAATTGGCCGAAGTTGCTctatttcaagatcatcCTGGTcttatcaatgatttgaaaactGTTATTTGCCAACATTTGACGTCTAAACTCCCATCCACAGTGGAACTGGAGGGAAGCGCTTCTCGTTGTAATTTGCAAGCCGCGTTCGTGAGAAATTTATCGTCTGTACTGGCTTATCATCCTTATGAACCTAAAGAATTTGCTGATGAGATAGTAAGTGCTATTGTGATTGGCGTGGCATCTTGGGAGAAGACTTTAATTCCAGTCCTCCATATCCTGTGCGTTAGTTGCTACGAAGTTCCTTTATCTGTTCAAAAGAACTTGTCTCCAATGTTGCTCcagattcaaaagagaaTGACAAATTGTTATGCCATTCCATCAATCTTGGAGTTTTTTATAGCATTGAAAAACTCCCCTACAGTAATTATGAATTTGacagttgaagagatcaagcGGGTTTTCGCAATCGTGTTCAAACTAATTGAGTACTCAGTTGATCTAACGCTGAGATCGAAAGTCTCTGCCAATGAAGCACCAAAGCCAAAGACTTCTCAACCTCAAAACCAAGAGTATGAGGTTGAAATCTCATCATCTACTGAAACGTTCTTCGTTGGTGAGGCAATGGCCGAATTTTTCGAATATCAATCGTTTATGGTACTCACCTTTTGGTATCTGTGTCTCAATTCCACCCGAAAGAAAGAGCTATTCCCTTTTGTCATGGGCGGTTTACAGAAATTACAGGATGTGGAAGGTCTAAAATATGATGTTCTCGCTCATGTGGATTTTATAACCAGGTCACAATTCATCAGCCAGGGAGACTGGAATATCGATGAAAGTGAGAGTGAAGTGATCGAAGGCCATACAGATTCGGCCCGTTGGATTCATAACACGACTTTGATATCCATCAAATCGAGGCGGAAACGAGCGGTGATTACCGTTTGGAAACCTACTTGCACTTTATCATTTGCATTCGAACCTCTAGCTAAAGTCGAACAACAAGAGTacaaactctttgatttcGAAAAGCCCAAAGATTCTGCGACAGCCACTGACGATCTGGAGTTGAGCGATTGTACGAGACCGAAAGTGCTTCTCACCCAGTTGTGTTATTTGCTCGGAATACCAGAAGTTGAGCAAGATAGAATGCTGAGGGTCCCCGACGACCCCATCTTGAACCGATCCATCAGTACACTTGATCGTGTCCCGAATAaggaacttcaaaagaCCGGAATCATCTATATTGGTCCAAACCAAAACACCGAAGAACAAATCCTGAACAACACCAAAGGAACCTATCAGTACAATTGGTTCTTAAGCCAGATGGGTTACTTTATCAAGTTAAGTGAAAGACGCAAACTATTCTACATTGGCGGATTAGAAGATGTTATCGATGGAGAGTATGCGCTGGTCTGGAGCGACGAGGCTACCCAAATAGCTTTCCATACAGTAACTTTATTTCCGGAAACCAGCGACTTATCGAGCAAGAAAAAACATGTAGGCAACAACTTTGTCAATATCTTCTACGATGAATCGGGACTTccagatttcaatttcaacataATCAAGAGCCAATTTACATTTATCAGCATAGTCATCACTCCACACACCACTCACGATTCGCCTAAAATATCCGACCGTTACACTGTCAAGCTCTACAGAAGAACAGGTACGCCAGGACTATTCTCTTGCGCTCATTTTAAGATCCTCACCAAGCACCATCTAGCAAGATACGTCCGTCATATCTCGCAAATAGCCAACGCTCTCGCTCAAAAGATACACGAGCAGCACTCGCTTTACGCTTGCTCAGCCTGGGGTATTCGTTGCAAACACTTAAACACTATACGAGAGCGAGTTGCAAGGTCCCAAGGCATAAATTCGAAGCATTAA